Proteins found in one Aneurinibacillus uraniidurans genomic segment:
- a CDS encoding HD-GYP domain-containing protein → MKKLHISSVKPGDKLAKTIYSETGHVLLGAGLELTDRYINRLEQMGIDTVYIEDKHTTDIIPEDIISDTTRRQAIQTVHKTMTNLLDQPQVKGRMSVPDMGQTFRDVFGSIMGDLSGRKDVLVNLANLHALDGYLFHHSVNVAVLAGIIGLAKGYNQNQMLDLGVGALLFDIGMTQLPKELWNKRGALTDEERSRIENHTEDGFNILRYQYDVSLLSAHCALQHHERYNGSGYPRQLREQQIHEYAQIVGLADVYDALTSHRSYRQHYTPNEATEYLFAAGNSLFDIELVKLFVKHIAVYPIASVVVLNTGQVGVVARVDPRSVHRPIIRITKERDGSEVASPYEIDLRNETNLVITRTL, encoded by the coding sequence GTGAAAAAACTGCACATCAGCTCGGTTAAGCCGGGGGATAAGCTTGCAAAAACGATTTATTCTGAAACCGGACATGTACTGCTTGGTGCTGGTCTGGAATTAACTGACCGTTATATTAACCGCCTTGAGCAAATGGGAATTGATACGGTATACATAGAAGATAAACATACAACCGATATCATTCCAGAAGATATTATTAGTGATACGACACGTCGTCAGGCTATTCAGACCGTTCATAAAACGATGACTAATCTGCTTGATCAACCGCAGGTGAAAGGTCGGATGAGTGTGCCGGATATGGGGCAAACCTTTCGGGACGTATTCGGGAGCATTATGGGGGATTTAAGTGGCCGCAAGGATGTTCTCGTCAATTTGGCGAACCTTCATGCGTTGGACGGTTATTTATTCCATCATTCTGTTAACGTAGCGGTTCTTGCTGGGATTATTGGTCTGGCCAAGGGATATAACCAGAATCAGATGCTGGATCTTGGGGTAGGGGCCCTCCTGTTCGATATTGGAATGACACAGCTTCCAAAAGAGTTGTGGAACAAGCGAGGGGCACTAACGGATGAAGAGCGTTCTAGAATTGAAAATCACACAGAAGATGGATTTAATATTTTACGCTATCAGTACGATGTATCCCTGCTGTCCGCCCACTGTGCACTGCAGCACCATGAACGCTATAACGGATCAGGGTATCCGCGCCAGCTTCGAGAACAACAAATTCATGAATACGCACAAATTGTTGGGCTTGCCGATGTGTATGACGCACTCACATCACACCGTTCCTATCGCCAGCACTACACACCGAATGAGGCGACTGAATATTTGTTTGCCGCAGGAAATTCGTTGTTTGATATCGAGCTGGTGAAGTTATTTGTTAAGCATATTGCCGTTTATCCAATTGCATCGGTTGTTGTATTGAATACAGGGCAGGTTGGGGTTGTCGCTAGAGTAGACCCACGTTCTGTTCATCGCCCTATTATTCGGATTACGAAGGAGCGGGATGGCAGCGAAGTGGCATCGCCATACGAGATTGATCTGCGCAATGAGACAAATCTTGTCATCACCCGTACATTATAA
- a CDS encoding DMT family transporter, with the protein MWLAAAMITALCFGANNTIFKWSTSRRLSKVNIQFFFYFVAFLLTLAYGLQEGEFHTNWLSIIFGTLVGILNANGNIQMARAFEKGPASLTSPIIAANAILPVLAAGLIFNEQIPFLHWLGVFCMMGSVIVIQYTPGSKGGTQYGPWIARVLLAFVSFGVLGIIMKGSSSLHIHSLDMLVSMYGGGSVFLLFWLGRERIQRKEVQIGAVVGILSVIGYSCYFYALQTGTASIVFPVVSLNCLIVILTGCYLFKERLKLYQVCGICTALLGLVLTKI; encoded by the coding sequence ATGTGGCTTGCAGCAGCGATGATCACCGCACTGTGCTTTGGAGCGAATAACACGATTTTTAAGTGGAGTACATCGCGGCGGTTATCGAAAGTAAACATCCAGTTTTTCTTCTATTTTGTCGCATTTTTACTGACATTGGCGTACGGTTTGCAAGAAGGGGAGTTTCATACGAACTGGCTTTCCATTATATTTGGAACGCTGGTGGGCATTCTGAATGCCAACGGAAATATTCAAATGGCACGTGCTTTTGAGAAGGGACCGGCCAGCCTGACATCGCCAATTATTGCAGCCAATGCGATTTTGCCGGTTCTGGCAGCAGGACTGATCTTTAATGAACAGATCCCTTTTCTGCACTGGCTCGGGGTTTTTTGTATGATGGGTTCTGTGATCGTCATTCAGTACACGCCGGGAAGCAAAGGCGGTACACAGTACGGTCCATGGATTGCCCGTGTGTTGCTGGCATTCGTATCGTTTGGTGTACTCGGAATCATAATGAAAGGTTCCTCCTCACTGCATATTCATTCGCTGGACATGCTTGTGTCGATGTACGGAGGTGGAAGTGTATTTTTGCTTTTCTGGCTTGGGCGTGAACGAATTCAGCGCAAAGAGGTGCAAATCGGAGCAGTTGTTGGGATTCTAAGTGTAATCGGTTATAGCTGTTATTTTTATGCCTTGCAAACCGGAACAGCAAGCATTGTGTTCCCTGTAGTAAGTTTAAACTGCCTGATCGTCATTTTAACAGGCTGTTATTTGTTTAAAGAACGACTTAAGTTGTATCAAGTATGTGGCATATGTACTGCTTTGTTAGGTCTTGTTTTAACGAAAATATAG